The DNA window CGCCGCGGTTGTTCGAGCCGCAGCAGGCCCGGTGGTCGGGCGGCGTCGCGTAGCTGTAGACCCAGAAGACGCGCCCCGTCCGGGCGTCGAGGGCCACCACGTCGTTGGGCCGCTGCGTCAGGTACATCACGCCGTCCACGACCAGCGGCGTGGACTGCCACGGACCGAACACCGGCGTCTGGTACACCCACTGGAGCTGCAGGTCCCGCACGTTGGCGGCCGTCACCTGGTCCAGCTCGCTGTAGCGCTGGCTGTAGTAGGTGCCCGAGTAGGTCAGCCAGTCGGCCGGCGCCTCCGCCGCCCTGCTCAGCCGTTCGAACGACACGTCCTGCGCCGAAGGACCGGCGGCCGTCAGCCCGACCAGCACCCCGGCCACCGCGAACCGCCGCGCGGTCTCCATGCGTCGCGTCATTGTTTTCAGCCTTTCAGGGACACGAGATACGCCAGCAGATCCGCGAGCTCCGCCGCATCGAACCGATCCCCGTAAGCGGGCATCGGCGACTGCTCGATCACGCGGAACTCACGCAGGTCAACCTTGTCGAACGACCGCAGACGCGCGTCGTCGTCGAGAATCTGCACCGTGTAGGTGTCCTCGTTCAGGCGGCGGCCGGTGATACGCGCACCGTCCGCCGTCACCAGCTCCACCGGGCGATCGATGGGCCGCATCGTGCCGGTCGGGTCGAGCAGCGAGCGCCGTAGCGCGCTCAGCGTCCGGACGGAACCGATCCGCGTCAGGTCCGGCCCGGTCCGGAACCCCTGGCCCTGCAGTCGGTGGCAGCTCAGGCAGTCGCCCGCCCCCTCGAAGATCGCCCGTCCGCGGGCGGCATCGCCCAGCATGGCGACGTCGATCTCGTAGGTCATGTTGCGCAGGTAGGCGACGATGCCGGTCATCTCGGCGGTGTCGAGTTCGATGGCGAGCATCCCCGTCCCGGGAATACCGTCCCGGATGACCTGGATCAACTCGCGGTCGAGCGCCGCGCGCCGCAACTGGCCGCTGCGCAGGTCGACCCCCGCCACGGCCGCCCCGTCCTCACCGTGGCAGGCCGCGCATTGTTCCAGGTACACGCTGCGGCCGTACTCGATGTCGGCCGGCTCGTACTCGGTGTGATCCTGCGCGTGTCCTGGCCCGATCCCGGCGACAAGACAGAAGCCCGCGCACGCGACCAGCCACCGCCCGCGAATCAATCGTTGCATGGGATTTCCTCTGGCGCATTGTAGATCCGGCCGCGCGCAACGCGGCGGGGCTCACGGATCGGTGGTCCCGGCGGACGCCGGGGGGCGCAAGCGGGTCTCGACCCGCATGCGCTCGTCCGTGGCCGCGGCGAAGAACGGCTCCCACTGCCGGCGGATCGCATCCAGCTTCGCCACGTGATCGGGATTGGCCTCGCGCCCGTTCCTGACGACGTACGCGAACGCCTGCCGGTGGACGCGCGGCGATTCGTCGGCGCTCGGCACGCGGGGGCCTTCGACCTCGATGATGTCCGCTATCAACACCTCGCGCCTCGTGCCGTTGAACGTCACCCCCACCTGCGGCGATCCGGCGCTGCGGGCGGGCGGCATGGCGTTGGTCGGCGCCTCGACGTAGAAGAACGCCGGCACCTCGTGGTCGTGGCGCAGACCCATCGCGTACTGGTCGAGCGCGCTGTAGCCCTCGACCGCGGCCACCGTGCGGAACGCCCCGCCGCCGAGGTCCTCGATGTCGTTGCCCTCCATCACCGACGCGTCGCTGTCGACGAAGAAGCTCCAGTGCGCCTGTTGCCGGCCGAGCAGCGCCGACGACCGCTCCCGGTCGTGATCGCTGAAGTCCAGGAAGGCGAGCCAGCGATGGCCGGTCTCATGGCCGAGCAGGCTCAGCGTGGTGTTCTCGCGGTTCACCTTCTTCTCCGGGTCGTCGGAGTACTTGCCGAGCCAGCCCATGACGACGATGCTGGTCAGCGTGTCGCTGCCGAAGTCGGCCGGAATGTCGTATACGGCCTGCCCGATGCCCTGGATCCGGTTGCCGATGGTGATCTCGTAGGCGAAGGCATCGAAGAGCACGGGCTGGTCGGTCCAGATGACGATCTGATCGTAGGCGTCCGGGTGGGTCTGCAGAAACTTCCGGGCCACCGCCACCGTGTCGAGCTCGCCCCGCAACGCGAAGCGTTCGCCCACCGCCGCGGCTCCGCCCGCCGCCCCCGCCGCAGCGCTCAGATCGACCGACTCGAACGCCGTGGTGCGCCCCGGGGAAAGGCCGACGATGGCCTCGCCGAGCCCCACATCCGGATCGAACGTCATCTCGATCGCGCCGGTCGACAGCAGGCTCACCTGCACCGTGGTCGTGCTCTGCGATTCGAACCCCGGCACGTCGCACCAGGTCACGGTGGCCGCGTCGGCGCCGGATTGCGAATAGACCGTGCCGCCGACCGACGGATCGAGGTCGGCGAGAAACGGCGCGACGCGCGGCGGTC is part of the Acidobacteriota bacterium genome and encodes:
- a CDS encoding c-type cytochrome, which gives rise to MQRLIRGRWLVACAGFCLVAGIGPGHAQDHTEYEPADIEYGRSVYLEQCAACHGEDGAAVAGVDLRSGQLRRAALDRELIQVIRDGIPGTGMLAIELDTAEMTGIVAYLRNMTYEIDVAMLGDAARGRAIFEGAGDCLSCHRLQGQGFRTGPDLTRIGSVRTLSALRRSLLDPTGTMRPIDRPVELVTADGARITGRRLNEDTYTVQILDDDARLRSFDKVDLREFRVIEQSPMPAYGDRFDAAELADLLAYLVSLKG